The Syntrophorhabdaceae bacterium genome includes the window CCACATCAGACACAGAGATATCCTGATCCAAAGTGTGGCCGCCACGCTCGCTGGCGCCATCACCATGGTTGCCAACTGGGCCCGATTCGCCGCCTTTTTCGGCGGCGGGAGCAGGGATGACGATAACGGGGGGAATATAATGAGCGTGATCATTTTCTCGATCATCGCCGCTTTTGCCGCCATGCTCATCCAGCTCGCCATATCCCGGTCGCGGGAATACCTTGCAGATGACGGCGGGGCAAGACTCTCAGGGAATCCGCTGTTTCTCGCCAACGCTCTCAAAAAGCTCAACGCAGGAGTTGCCCGACATCCCATGGAAGATGCCAACCCTTCCACGGCCCCCCTGTTCATCGTGAACCCTTTCAGCGCCAAAGGTATGATGGCTCTTTTTAGTACCCATCCTCCAATAGAAGAAAGGATACAGAGACTGGAGGATATGGCTTATAGACGATAGA containing:
- the htpX gene encoding zinc metalloprotease HtpX — translated: MNQAKTFILMIALTVILVGLGSLIGGRSGGTLMFFIAIVMNFVSYWFCDKIVLKMYGAQPVSETEAPELYATLASLAQKASIPMPKVYVINDESPNAFATGRDPEHGVVAVTRGITRILNREELEGVLAHELSHIRHRDILIQSVAATLAGAITMVANWARFAAFFGGGSRDDDNGGNIMSVIIFSIIAAFAAMLIQLAISRSREYLADDGGARLSGNPLFLANALKKLNAGVARHPMEDANPSTAPLFIVNPFSAKGMMALFSTHPPIEERIQRLEDMAYRR